One part of the Mycobacterium marinum genome encodes these proteins:
- a CDS encoding 6-phosphofructokinase, with protein sequence MNSPIKRVAISTGGGDAPGLNAVIHAATLAARNRGWDVVGIRDGLNGLLLPEDYPEGGLIELTRDRVRGIIHQGGTIIGTTNRGNPTAYPVRQSDGSWAEVDRTEELLGRFAQHQIDALILVGGDGSMSIGQHLHQSGLPLVGVPKTIDNDLDKTTSTFGFDSAVDFASECIDRLFTTATSHGRIIVVEVMGRYAGWIALNAGMASGVHAILIPEIPFSLEPVAAVITDREQRGAKFSIVCVAEGAKPIGGEVTILGKSVGQAERLGGIGAKVAAELERMTGREARTVVLGHLLRGGSPTSFDRLLGLRFGAAAVRALDEGHYGVMVALNPPTVDYVPLADATHRQKVVPLDCDSILTARDMGINFGDEMPTHSTID encoded by the coding sequence GTGAATTCCCCGATAAAGCGAGTCGCGATCAGCACCGGTGGCGGGGACGCGCCGGGACTCAACGCGGTGATCCACGCGGCCACTCTTGCCGCGCGAAACCGCGGCTGGGACGTGGTCGGGATCCGAGACGGCCTCAATGGGTTGTTGCTGCCCGAGGACTATCCCGAGGGCGGACTGATCGAGCTCACCCGCGACCGGGTTCGCGGGATCATCCACCAGGGCGGCACAATCATCGGCACGACCAATCGGGGCAACCCGACCGCCTACCCGGTGCGGCAGAGCGACGGTAGCTGGGCCGAAGTGGACCGCACCGAAGAACTCCTGGGCCGATTCGCGCAGCACCAGATCGATGCGCTGATCCTGGTGGGCGGCGACGGGTCGATGTCGATCGGCCAGCATCTGCACCAGTCGGGGTTACCGCTGGTCGGCGTACCCAAGACCATCGACAATGACCTGGACAAGACGACGTCCACATTCGGCTTCGACAGTGCGGTCGACTTCGCCTCCGAGTGCATCGACCGGCTCTTCACCACCGCGACCTCCCATGGCCGGATCATCGTGGTGGAGGTGATGGGCCGGTACGCGGGATGGATCGCCCTGAACGCCGGCATGGCCTCGGGGGTGCACGCGATCCTCATCCCCGAGATCCCGTTCAGTCTGGAGCCGGTGGCAGCTGTGATCACCGATCGCGAACAGCGCGGCGCGAAATTCTCGATCGTCTGCGTCGCCGAGGGCGCCAAGCCGATCGGCGGCGAGGTCACTATCCTGGGCAAGTCGGTGGGGCAGGCCGAACGCCTCGGTGGCATCGGCGCCAAGGTGGCCGCCGAGCTGGAACGCATGACCGGCCGCGAAGCACGAACGGTGGTATTGGGTCACCTGCTGCGCGGCGGCTCGCCCACCTCGTTCGACCGGCTACTGGGACTGCGCTTCGGCGCCGCCGCCGTGCGGGCTCTCGATGAGGGGCACTACGGCGTCATGGTGGCGTTGAACCCGCCGACGGTGGACTACGTACCGCTTGCCGACGCCACTCATCGGCAGAAGGTCGTTCCGCTCGATTGTGACTCGATCCTGACCGCGCGCGACATGGGGATCAACTTCGGCGACGAGATGCCCACCCACAGCACCATCGATTAG
- a CDS encoding NAD(P)-binding protein, which yields MVPEQSPGDVPEVAAPAPEPAAEDVTPLPDLLHGRHRAGPDRERRPVYVDLLPPCNAGCPAGENIQAWLAHARVGEHERAWRQLTADNPFAAIHGRVCYHPCESVCNRAHLDASVSIHAVERFLGDTAREKQWRFQPAPQPTGKRVLVVGAGPSGLSAAYHLARLGHHVEVRDAGAGPGGMMRYGIPSYRLPRDVLDAEIERIAALGVQLTTGHRVEDLAEERETGNFDAVFVAVGAHLAKRVNIPSRDARSLIDAVSFLHQVAAGEKPELGSHVAVYGGGNTAMDAARVARRLGAQDTVIIYRRTEAQMPAHEEERQDAQREGVQINWLRTITAFDDHEIRVEQMELDDTGRPRPTGRFETLAADTVIMALGQETESAFMRTLPGVEFDRDGSVRVSPTLMTGCPGVFAGGDMVPCERTVTVGVGHGKKAAHYIDAWLRGDPTQRPPKHPVADFDRLHLWYFGDARRRQQPELSPEDRISGFEEVMGGLSAEAATFEAGRCLSCGNCFECDGCLGACPEDAVIKLGRGHRYRFDYDRCTGCATCYDQCPVHAIEMIAEPR from the coding sequence ATGGTGCCCGAGCAGTCCCCCGGTGACGTGCCCGAGGTAGCGGCGCCAGCACCCGAACCAGCAGCCGAAGATGTCACGCCCCTGCCCGACCTGCTACACGGACGGCACCGCGCGGGGCCGGACCGCGAACGTCGCCCGGTGTACGTCGACCTGTTGCCGCCCTGCAACGCCGGTTGCCCGGCCGGCGAAAACATCCAGGCCTGGCTCGCCCACGCCCGCGTCGGCGAGCACGAGCGGGCCTGGCGTCAGCTGACCGCTGACAATCCGTTCGCCGCCATCCACGGCCGGGTGTGCTATCACCCGTGCGAATCCGTCTGCAACAGGGCACATCTCGATGCATCGGTGTCCATCCACGCGGTCGAGCGCTTTCTCGGCGACACCGCACGCGAGAAACAGTGGCGCTTCCAGCCCGCACCGCAGCCCACCGGCAAACGAGTGCTCGTTGTCGGCGCCGGCCCCAGTGGACTCTCGGCGGCCTATCACCTGGCCCGGCTTGGGCATCACGTCGAGGTTCGCGACGCCGGCGCCGGGCCGGGCGGAATGATGCGCTACGGCATCCCGAGCTACCGGCTCCCCCGCGATGTGCTGGACGCCGAAATCGAACGCATCGCCGCCCTGGGCGTGCAGCTCACAACCGGACACCGCGTCGAAGACCTCGCCGAAGAACGCGAGACCGGAAACTTCGACGCGGTGTTCGTCGCCGTCGGTGCCCACCTGGCCAAGCGGGTCAACATCCCCTCTCGTGACGCAAGATCGCTGATCGACGCCGTGTCATTCCTGCATCAGGTGGCTGCGGGCGAAAAGCCCGAACTCGGAAGCCACGTCGCGGTCTACGGCGGCGGCAACACCGCCATGGACGCCGCCCGCGTCGCGCGCCGGCTCGGCGCGCAGGACACCGTGATCATCTACCGGCGCACCGAAGCTCAGATGCCCGCGCACGAAGAGGAGCGCCAAGACGCGCAGCGCGAGGGGGTGCAGATCAACTGGCTGCGCACCATCACCGCGTTCGACGATCACGAAATCCGGGTCGAGCAAATGGAACTCGACGACACCGGGCGCCCCCGGCCGACCGGGCGGTTTGAGACGCTGGCCGCCGACACGGTCATCATGGCACTGGGACAGGAAACCGAATCGGCGTTCATGCGCACGCTGCCCGGGGTGGAATTCGACCGTGACGGCAGCGTGCGGGTCTCCCCGACGCTGATGACCGGCTGCCCCGGGGTGTTCGCCGGCGGCGACATGGTGCCCTGCGAACGCACCGTCACCGTCGGGGTCGGGCACGGCAAGAAAGCCGCCCACTACATCGACGCGTGGCTACGGGGAGACCCCACCCAACGCCCGCCCAAGCATCCGGTCGCCGATTTCGACCGGCTGCACCTGTGGTATTTCGGCGACGCCCGCCGGCGCCAGCAACCCGAACTCTCCCCCGAGGACCGGATCAGCGGATTCGAGGAAGTGATGGGCGGCCTGTCCGCGGAGGCCGCGACGTTCGAGGCCGGGCGCTGCCTGTCGTGCGGCAACTGCTTCGAGTGCGACGGTTGCTTGGGCGCCTGCCCGGAGGATGCGGTGATCAAGCTCGGGCGCGGCCACCGTTACCGCTTCGACTACGACCGCTGCACGGGTTGTGCGACCTGTTATGACCAATGCCCGGTGCACGCCATCGAGATGATTGCGGAGCCACGATGA
- a CDS encoding dihydroorotate dehydrogenase-like protein produces MDLSTTYLGLNLRSPLLASASPLSQTLHGVRALADAGVGAVVLYSLFEEQLRREAEQNELMAAQGSESSPESLSYFPPAVDVASRAQRYLRLIERASASVDIPIIGSLNASTPGNWARYAHSMQEAGAAAIELNIYYLPGDTGLNAHAVEQRHLEVLDEVKTATTVPVAVKLSPYFSATADMAHRLDAAGADGLVLFNRFLQPDIDPETLSLVRGITLSTPGDTRLGLTWISLLHGRTRASLAATTGVEHASDVAKYLLAGADVVQTASALLRHGPEYAAVLLRELQDWMSRKGFQDLNQVRGLLSAPDTKGSEAHERADYVWALRKANSGFYDAY; encoded by the coding sequence ATGGACCTGTCGACTACCTACCTCGGACTTAACCTGCGCAGTCCGCTGCTGGCCTCGGCATCGCCGCTGAGCCAGACGTTGCACGGCGTCCGTGCGCTCGCCGACGCCGGCGTCGGCGCGGTGGTCCTGTATTCGCTGTTCGAGGAACAACTGCGTCGCGAAGCCGAGCAGAACGAACTGATGGCCGCCCAGGGCAGCGAAAGCTCGCCCGAGTCGCTGAGCTACTTTCCTCCTGCCGTCGACGTAGCCAGCCGGGCCCAGCGATACCTGCGCCTGATCGAACGCGCGTCCGCATCGGTGGACATCCCGATCATCGGCAGCCTCAACGCGTCCACACCCGGCAACTGGGCGCGCTACGCCCATTCCATGCAAGAGGCCGGCGCGGCCGCGATTGAGCTCAACATCTACTACCTTCCCGGTGATACCGGCCTCAACGCCCATGCCGTCGAGCAGCGCCACCTGGAGGTGCTCGATGAGGTCAAGACCGCGACAACGGTTCCCGTCGCGGTCAAACTCAGCCCATACTTCAGCGCCACCGCCGACATGGCACATCGGCTCGATGCTGCCGGCGCTGACGGACTGGTGCTGTTCAACCGGTTTCTGCAGCCTGACATCGACCCCGAGACCCTCAGCCTGGTTCGCGGTATCACGCTGTCCACCCCGGGAGACACGCGCCTGGGGCTGACCTGGATCTCGTTGCTGCACGGCCGGACGCGAGCCTCGCTGGCCGCGACCACTGGAGTAGAGCACGCCAGCGATGTCGCCAAGTATCTGCTGGCCGGGGCGGACGTCGTGCAGACCGCGTCAGCCCTGCTGCGCCACGGCCCCGAGTATGCGGCCGTGTTGCTCCGGGAGTTGCAGGACTGGATGAGCCGCAAAGGATTTCAGGATCTCAACCAGGTGCGCGGGCTGCTGTCGGCTCCGGACACCAAAGGGTCAGAGGCGCACGAGCGTGCGGACTACGTTTGGGCGCTGCGCAAGGCTAACAGCGGCTTCTACGACGCGTATTGA
- the nifJ gene encoding pyruvate:ferredoxin (flavodoxin) oxidoreductase, which produces MTRTTVDGNEATASVAYRLNEVCCIYPITPSSPMAELADAWSNQHRPNIYGTVPTVVEMQSEGGAAGALHGSLQGGALTTTFTASQGLLLMIPNMYKIAGELTSAVIHVAARSIAAQALSIFGDHQDVMAVRQTGFALLASASVQEAHDLALIAQAATLRTRVPFVHFFDGFRTSHELNTIEVLTDDDLRALVPQELVLAHRDRALSPDRPSIRGTAQNPDTYFQARETVNPFYARVPEVVEGLLRELGERTGRPMHIVDYTGHPEAERVMVLMGSGGQTAAETVTSLTERGERVGVAQIRLYRPFPAEALLAALPPTIRAIAVLDRTKEPGSQGEPLYLDVTAALAEAYSSGQRSSLPVVCGGRYGLSSKEFTPGMVAGVFAELAGQRPRTRFTVGIDDDVSGTSISYDPDFDIETPATTKAVFFGMGSDGTVGANKNTIKILGGEENIYAQGYFVYDSKKSGSQTVSHLRFGPQPIRAPYLVQQASFVGCHHQRFLNKVDVLGRAAHGAALLLNSARPPERVWDSLPAPVQQQIIDKRIRLYVVDAGKIAREVGLAGRINIVLQTCFFAIAGVLPVDQAIAKIKASVAKTYAAHGADVVAREVNAVDHALAGLHPVQVPDTVSSTRQLEPPVPQHAPEFVRTVTAEMIAGRGDGLPVSALPADGSYPSGTAAYEKRNISDLVAVWDPDTCIQCGNCSFVCPHSVIRTTLYPRDRLDAAPATFASAPLDAVGLPDTRYTLQVYAEDCTGCNLCVEACPAVVPGNPVTKAINLAPREPLVAAARENIAFFETLPVANRSRVDFGTVRGTQFLQPLFEFSGACAGCGETPYLKLLSQLFGDRLMVANATGCSSIYGGNLPTTPWATNAEGRGPAWSNSLFEDNAEFGLGMRLAADTHVRQARHRLTELRDVLGADLVDAILAAPQERESELRAQRERVAELRARLDELDGLAPAQADELRSVIDHLIRRSVWIVGGDGWAYDIGAGGLDHVLASGHNVNVLVLDTEVYSNTGGQMSKSTPLGAVAKFAAGGKTVPRKDLALQAISYGNVYVARVAMGADPQQTLLAFREAEAYDGPSLVIAYSHCIAHGFELRYGLDQQYRAVASGHWPLIRYNPVLRSTGRPPFLLDSHRPRLALADYRDRELRFRSLANSDPDEADRLLALAEESIDQRWEVYEDMASRAPQEFPSDSRRES; this is translated from the coding sequence ATGACGCGCACCACGGTGGATGGCAACGAAGCGACGGCATCGGTGGCCTACCGGCTCAACGAAGTCTGCTGTATCTATCCGATCACTCCCTCCTCCCCGATGGCCGAGCTCGCCGACGCCTGGTCAAACCAGCACCGGCCCAACATCTACGGCACGGTGCCGACGGTGGTGGAGATGCAAAGCGAAGGCGGGGCGGCCGGAGCGCTGCACGGCTCCCTGCAAGGCGGGGCGTTGACGACGACGTTCACCGCCTCCCAAGGCCTGCTGCTGATGATCCCCAACATGTACAAGATCGCCGGCGAACTGACCTCGGCGGTGATACATGTCGCTGCTCGATCGATTGCGGCACAGGCACTTTCGATATTCGGCGATCATCAGGATGTCATGGCGGTGCGCCAGACCGGATTTGCGCTGCTGGCATCGGCCTCGGTGCAGGAGGCCCACGACCTGGCCCTGATCGCCCAGGCCGCCACCCTGCGCACCCGAGTTCCGTTCGTGCATTTCTTCGACGGTTTCCGCACCTCCCATGAGCTCAACACCATCGAGGTGCTCACCGACGACGACTTGCGCGCGCTGGTCCCCCAGGAGTTGGTCCTGGCCCACCGCGACCGGGCGCTGTCGCCGGATCGGCCGTCCATCCGCGGCACCGCCCAGAATCCCGACACATATTTCCAGGCCCGCGAAACGGTGAACCCGTTCTATGCCCGGGTGCCCGAGGTGGTCGAGGGGCTGCTGCGCGAGCTCGGCGAGCGCACCGGGCGCCCAATGCACATCGTGGACTACACCGGTCACCCCGAGGCCGAGCGGGTGATGGTGCTGATGGGATCCGGCGGTCAGACCGCGGCCGAAACCGTGACCTCCCTCACCGAGCGCGGCGAGCGCGTCGGGGTGGCCCAAATCCGCCTCTACCGTCCATTTCCGGCCGAGGCCCTGCTGGCGGCCCTGCCCCCGACGATCCGCGCGATCGCGGTCCTGGACCGCACCAAGGAGCCCGGATCCCAAGGCGAGCCACTGTATTTGGATGTCACCGCCGCCCTGGCCGAGGCCTATAGCAGCGGGCAGAGATCATCGCTGCCGGTGGTCTGCGGGGGACGCTACGGCCTGTCGTCCAAGGAATTCACCCCCGGAATGGTCGCCGGTGTCTTCGCCGAGTTGGCCGGCCAGCGTCCGCGCACTCGCTTCACCGTGGGCATCGACGACGACGTCAGCGGCACCAGCATCAGCTACGATCCGGACTTCGACATCGAGACGCCCGCGACCACCAAAGCCGTGTTTTTCGGCATGGGTTCCGACGGCACGGTGGGCGCCAACAAGAACACCATCAAAATTCTCGGTGGCGAGGAAAATATCTATGCCCAAGGGTATTTCGTCTACGACTCCAAGAAATCCGGCTCACAAACCGTCTCGCATCTGCGGTTTGGCCCGCAACCGATTCGGGCGCCGTACCTGGTGCAACAGGCGAGCTTCGTCGGCTGCCACCACCAGCGGTTCCTGAACAAGGTTGACGTGCTGGGCCGGGCCGCCCATGGTGCCGCACTGTTGCTCAACAGCGCGCGCCCACCCGAGCGGGTGTGGGACAGCCTGCCCGCCCCGGTGCAGCAACAGATCATCGACAAGCGCATCCGGCTCTACGTGGTCGACGCGGGCAAGATCGCGCGCGAGGTCGGCCTGGCCGGCCGGATCAACATCGTCTTGCAGACCTGTTTTTTCGCGATCGCCGGTGTGCTGCCGGTGGATCAGGCGATCGCCAAGATCAAGGCCAGCGTTGCCAAGACCTATGCCGCCCACGGCGCCGACGTGGTGGCCCGTGAAGTCAACGCCGTCGATCACGCGCTGGCCGGCCTGCACCCGGTCCAAGTGCCCGACACCGTCAGCTCCACCAGGCAGTTGGAACCGCCGGTTCCCCAACACGCCCCGGAGTTCGTGCGCACGGTTACCGCGGAGATGATCGCCGGGCGCGGAGATGGGCTGCCGGTCAGCGCACTACCGGCCGACGGCAGCTACCCCAGCGGCACCGCCGCCTATGAAAAGCGCAATATCTCGGATCTGGTTGCGGTGTGGGACCCCGACACCTGCATCCAGTGCGGCAACTGCTCGTTTGTCTGCCCGCACAGTGTCATTCGCACCACGCTCTACCCGCGCGACCGGCTCGACGCCGCACCGGCCACCTTCGCCTCGGCACCGCTGGACGCGGTCGGTCTCCCCGACACCCGCTACACCCTGCAGGTCTATGCCGAAGATTGCACCGGCTGCAATCTGTGCGTGGAAGCCTGCCCCGCTGTCGTTCCCGGCAACCCGGTGACCAAGGCGATCAATCTTGCCCCGCGCGAACCACTCGTCGCCGCCGCCCGCGAGAACATCGCGTTCTTCGAAACCCTGCCGGTGGCCAACCGATCCAGGGTGGACTTCGGGACGGTGCGCGGCACCCAGTTCCTGCAGCCGCTGTTCGAGTTTTCCGGCGCGTGTGCCGGCTGTGGGGAGACCCCCTACCTCAAACTGCTTTCGCAGTTGTTCGGCGACCGGTTGATGGTCGCCAATGCCACCGGCTGCTCGTCGATCTATGGCGGCAACCTACCCACCACACCGTGGGCGACCAACGCCGAGGGACGCGGCCCAGCGTGGTCGAACTCGCTGTTCGAAGACAACGCGGAGTTCGGCCTGGGTATGCGGCTGGCCGCCGACACCCACGTGCGCCAGGCCCGGCACCGGCTTACCGAACTGCGCGACGTGCTGGGCGCGGATCTGGTCGATGCCATCCTGGCCGCCCCGCAAGAGCGTGAATCGGAGTTGCGCGCCCAGCGCGAAAGGGTCGCCGAATTGCGCGCCCGCCTCGATGAGCTGGACGGTCTGGCGCCGGCGCAAGCCGACGAGCTGCGCAGCGTCATCGATCACTTGATCCGCCGCAGCGTCTGGATCGTTGGCGGCGACGGGTGGGCCTACGACATCGGCGCCGGCGGGCTGGACCACGTGCTGGCCAGCGGCCACAACGTCAACGTGCTGGTGCTCGACACCGAGGTGTATTCCAACACCGGCGGGCAGATGTCGAAGAGCACACCGCTGGGCGCGGTGGCCAAGTTCGCCGCCGGGGGCAAGACGGTTCCGCGTAAAGACCTAGCGCTGCAGGCTATTTCGTATGGCAACGTCTACGTGGCGCGGGTCGCCATGGGCGCCGATCCACAGCAGACCTTGCTGGCCTTCCGGGAGGCCGAGGCCTACGACGGCCCTTCGCTGGTGATCGCCTACAGCCACTGCATCGCGCACGGCTTCGAGCTGCGCTACGGCCTGGACCAGCAGTACCGCGCGGTCGCCAGCGGGCACTGGCCACTGATTCGCTACAACCCAGTGCTGCGCTCCACCGGCCGCCCGCCATTCCTGCTGGATTCCCACCGTCCCCGGCTGGCGCTTGCTGACTATCGCGACCGCGAGCTACGCTTCCGCAGCCTGGCCAACTCTGACCCCGACGAGGCTGACCGCCTGCTCGCGCTGGCCGAAGAGTCAATCGACCAGCGCTGGGAAGTCTACGAAGACATGGCTTCTCGCGCGCCACAAGAGTTTCCGTCCGATTCCCGGAGGGAGAGCTGA
- the ppsA gene encoding phosphoenolpyruvate synthase, whose protein sequence is MSSFSYVRFFEEFGIEDVPLVGGKNASLGEMFQKLSQQGVRVPHGFATTADAYKHMLDRAGAWDALHAELDDLDADDVTALARKGKRAREIVYGAGLPEDLASEIVAAYRIMQEEYGEDVSLAVRSSATAEDLPTASFAGQQETFLNIKGEESLLDACRRCFASLFTDRAIHYRVDQGFDHFKVALSIGIMKMVRSDLASSGVMFTLDTESGFNDVVFVTGAYGLGENVVQGAVDPDEFYVHKPTYQAGHRAVLRRLIGDKAVKMVFVEGGTKQTTRNIPTPKADRAHFCITDEDVLELAGYALAIEQHYGRPMDIEWAKDGLDGKLYIVQARPETAASQRSMTTVETYVLEGSGEQREILTEGRSVGEKVASGVVKRIDDLERLSDFKPGQVLVADTTTPDWEPVMKIAAAIVTNRGGRTCHAAIIARELGIPAVVGAGDATTNVPDGQLVTVSCVEGDTGRVYRGEVGFHVDRTEVADLARPRTEVMVNLGNPDLAFKTSFLPNDGVGLARMEFIVGEYIKVHPMALLHPDKVDDPEARRTIERLTRGYSDGAEFFVQRLSEGIGTIAAAFWPKPVVVRMSDFKSNEYASLIGGSGFEPTESNPMIGFRGASRYAHPAYAEGFALECRAMQRVRDQMGLTNVVIMLPFVRRVAEADLVLETMAEHGLRRGENRLKVYAMCEIPNNVILIDQFAKRFDGFSIGSNDLTQLTLGVDRDSEIVAFDYDERDDGVKEMIRLAVEGCRRNGIHSGLCGQAPSDYPDMAEFLVRAGIDSVSLNPDVVVKTTRQILDLEQQVVPLQ, encoded by the coding sequence ATGAGCAGCTTTTCCTACGTTCGCTTCTTCGAAGAGTTCGGCATCGAGGACGTGCCGCTGGTGGGCGGCAAGAACGCTTCGCTGGGCGAGATGTTCCAGAAGCTGTCGCAGCAGGGTGTGCGCGTACCGCACGGATTTGCCACCACCGCCGATGCCTACAAGCACATGCTGGACCGGGCCGGCGCGTGGGACGCGCTGCACGCCGAGCTGGACGATCTAGACGCCGACGATGTCACCGCGCTGGCCCGCAAAGGCAAACGCGCCCGTGAAATCGTCTATGGCGCAGGGCTGCCCGAGGACCTGGCCAGCGAGATCGTGGCCGCCTACCGGATAATGCAGGAAGAGTACGGCGAGGACGTCAGCCTGGCGGTGCGCAGCTCGGCCACCGCCGAGGACCTGCCGACCGCCAGCTTCGCCGGCCAGCAGGAAACGTTTCTCAACATCAAGGGTGAGGAAAGCCTGCTCGATGCGTGCCGCCGCTGTTTCGCCAGCCTGTTCACCGACCGGGCCATCCACTATCGCGTCGATCAGGGCTTCGACCATTTCAAGGTGGCGCTGTCGATCGGCATCATGAAGATGGTCCGTTCCGACCTCGCCTCCTCAGGCGTGATGTTCACCCTCGACACCGAGTCCGGCTTCAATGACGTCGTGTTCGTGACGGGCGCCTACGGCCTGGGCGAGAACGTGGTACAGGGCGCGGTCGACCCCGACGAGTTCTACGTCCACAAGCCGACCTACCAGGCCGGTCACCGCGCCGTGCTGCGCCGGCTGATCGGCGACAAGGCGGTGAAGATGGTCTTTGTCGAGGGCGGGACCAAGCAGACGACCCGCAACATTCCGACGCCGAAGGCCGACCGTGCTCATTTCTGCATCACCGACGAGGACGTGCTCGAATTGGCCGGCTATGCGCTGGCAATCGAGCAGCACTACGGGCGGCCGATGGATATCGAGTGGGCCAAGGACGGTTTGGACGGCAAGCTCTACATCGTCCAGGCCCGCCCGGAGACGGCCGCCTCGCAGCGCAGCATGACCACGGTGGAAACCTATGTGCTGGAAGGCTCCGGCGAGCAGCGCGAGATACTGACCGAGGGCCGCTCGGTCGGCGAAAAGGTCGCCTCGGGGGTGGTCAAACGCATCGATGACCTCGAGCGGCTATCGGACTTCAAGCCCGGCCAGGTGCTGGTCGCCGACACCACAACGCCGGACTGGGAGCCGGTCATGAAGATCGCCGCCGCGATCGTCACCAACCGCGGTGGCCGCACCTGCCACGCCGCGATCATTGCGCGCGAACTCGGCATCCCTGCGGTGGTCGGCGCCGGGGATGCCACCACCAATGTGCCGGACGGCCAACTTGTCACGGTGTCGTGTGTGGAGGGTGACACCGGGCGGGTGTACCGCGGGGAGGTGGGCTTCCACGTGGATCGCACCGAGGTGGCCGACCTGGCGAGGCCGCGCACCGAGGTCATGGTCAACCTCGGCAACCCCGACCTCGCGTTCAAGACCTCGTTCCTGCCCAACGATGGGGTGGGACTGGCCCGGATGGAATTTATTGTCGGCGAATACATCAAGGTCCACCCGATGGCCCTGCTGCACCCCGACAAGGTGGACGACCCCGAGGCACGCCGCACCATCGAGCGGCTCACCCGCGGCTATTCCGATGGTGCCGAGTTCTTTGTGCAGCGACTCTCCGAAGGCATCGGCACCATCGCGGCGGCGTTCTGGCCCAAACCCGTGGTAGTGCGGATGTCGGACTTCAAGAGCAACGAGTACGCCAGCCTGATCGGCGGCAGCGGCTTCGAGCCGACCGAGAGCAACCCGATGATCGGCTTTCGCGGCGCCTCGCGCTACGCCCATCCCGCCTACGCCGAGGGCTTCGCGCTGGAATGCCGTGCGATGCAGCGGGTCCGCGATCAGATGGGGCTCACCAACGTGGTCATCATGCTGCCATTCGTGCGCCGGGTTGCCGAAGCGGACCTGGTGCTCGAGACGATGGCCGAACACGGCCTCCGGCGGGGCGAGAACCGACTCAAGGTGTATGCGATGTGCGAGATCCCCAACAACGTCATCCTCATCGACCAGTTCGCCAAGCGCTTCGACGGCTTCTCGATCGGCTCCAATGACCTGACTCAGCTGACCCTGGGAGTCGACCGCGACAGCGAAATCGTGGCCTTCGACTACGACGAACGCGACGACGGCGTCAAGGAGATGATTCGCCTGGCGGTGGAGGGCTGCCGCCGCAACGGCATTCACTCCGGGTTGTGCGGCCAGGCGCCGTCGGACTATCCGGACATGGCCGAGTTCCTGGTCCGCGCCGGCATCGACTCGGTCAGCCTCAACCCCGACGTGGTGGTCAAGACCACCCGGCAGATCCTCGACCTCGAGCAGCAGGTGGTGCCACTGCAGTAG